ACGGACCTGAGACAGAATGATTCCCAAGTGTTTTAATTTGTGCTTCCACTCCTTGTCTCTCTTGCAGTCGTCATTTTGGCAACTGCCAGCAACATCCCTGAGATTCAACAGCAtttgcagagcaggcagctgctgagaTGATTATGTCAAATCAGCACGCTGTCCTCTCTTTTCCATGTCTAATGATTCTCACCCTTGGAGAAGTGGTTTAAAATTATGCATACTCCTTGGACTCATTGTGAGGCTGCTAACAGCAGTAGCTGTAGAGCAGGAGTTTGGGTGGGACTCTGTCACTCACCTTTCTTGCATGCATGCCCTgcaattaactttaaaaattattccacAGAGTTCTTCTATGGCTGGTTTGAGCCTGATCCAGAGTCTTTTCAAGACAATAGAAAATCTTGCAAGAGCTCTGGCTTAAGTTTTTCGGGGGCAGTAGAGAAACTGAGTTTGTGTGAATTCTTAATTTGAGTTTCTCAAACAATCAGTTGAGAAAAACATAGAAATCAAGACTTGCTTGACATTTGTCTCCCTCTATCTTGTTCAGACCTAGTGCCCCCAAGGGCAGAACTGTCACTGACTGCTCTGCAGCTAGGAGATactgggaaggaagggaaaagttgCTAAGTGTAACACGGTGATACTATCACTCTGCAGCTGCTATCATGCCCTTGAGACAGCACAGAGCAAAGCTTTGCTACACTCAGAAGTGGGTTGGACTTGTACAAATGTTGCCCTGGGGTTTTATATCATAGGCTGGTCTTGCATTCCGCACCTTAGCATTTTATTTACTCAACAGCTTTCCTTTGCACTGCAATTGTGAAGTCAGTAGTTGATCTGGCTGATACATAAATCAGGTTGTCTGATCCTTTTCACACTGCTGTGGCTGTGCAGCATGTGCCTGTGTTGCTGCTCACCCTTTCTGCTTCACCTCTGCAACATCAGAGTTTGATTCAGAAAGAATGCGTCTCAGTCATGGGCTCTCTTTCTGCAACTCCAATGTAAGCAATTAATCCAATAACCCTGTGACTTGATTTGTAATAATTAACTCAATTTTCACTGACCTTAGACGTTTAACTAATCTCACCAATTAAGAATCATCCGTTCTTTATAGTCAGAGTTAATAGCAGACTCAAAGCTGAAAAAGCAAGAGCTGAAGAAGCAAGTTTCCTTTTGGAGTCTAAAAGCTCTAGCTTAAAATTCACACTTGCTGTTTAAGCTTGCTTGTATTTCACATGATTTGCAACACAGTCTTGCCCAAAACACTGCCCAGTATCCTACAAGGATTCTGTTTGTAGTGTATGGGGCAATGAATACCTGCATCACCAAGGATAAAGACCCCTGCaaaatttcctgctttctttcaaTTGCACTGTTCCAACACAGATCTCGGCTACTATATCGGAAAGCAGTGTGGTATCAAAACCTGGCTTTGATAATGGCTGTACATGTGGTTCTCATTGGTGTCACACAGACCAGGGTTTGAGAGCTCTGCAATTGACTGTGATCAATTAAGGCCTTTTTCCCTTCATGCTTCCACTGACAATAGCACTGGCAGCACCACCCACTATTCTGCATCTGGGCTGAGGGAGGGGCTGTATTTCTCTCCCTGGGTTAACAAATTTCATCCTTGCTACTGTGGCATAGAGCTGGAGCCAAACCACCTTTCTTTATTCCTGCCTTTTGAACTGACCGTAATGCTGTAAGCAGAAATCTAAACAGCTACATCCAACCGAGTGGTAGGTTTTGCCTAAATGCTTCTTTACAAATTCCTTCTTTAGCGTACCTCCTAGCAGTGCAGGTGTATGTGGGTCAGAGCTAATATTGTATTCACAGCATATCTCTGTAGTCACAACTGGGCACTCATCATATTAGAGGCGTAAACTATTATGCTAGCAGCATTCGAGTGAATACACAATGCAAAGTGGCACTACAACAGAAACAGGAGCGCAAAATGGAGATTTGCCTACTTAATGCTGCTTCCCTAGACCCCAGCATGTTCCATTTAAGAGGATTCTGACCACAGCACCAGGattaatatttctgttcctATAAAAAGTCCTGTACATCTCCTAGTTCTTCAATTTAACAATTAAAATGCTTCCGAGCTGTCTCCCACCAGAAGTCAGGGTATTGGCATGTTAGTAGTAGAAAAGAACATCCTAACCAACTAACACTGCTCCTGTTTAACACAGGTAGCCTGTATTGCTCTACCACTGCAGTCCATAACTAAGTAGTAATATAAAGAAGTTTTAAACATCTGGATGGCTACACCAGGCAGAAACTGACTGTTAGCTGCAATTTGAGTGAGGATACAGGGAAGCTTGGATCTCCAATTTGGGTAGAGAAATTTTTCTACCAAGCAGCACAATTTCTTTGTGTGAGTACCTGAGTTATCAGTGCTACCTGCTGGCCAGCTCCCTTATAGGCCTTTCTGGCTCCTGCCACATCCTTAGGTGCAGTCGAAGAAGCAGAAGAGTTGCACAAAGGATATCTATCATATCTTTATTTACATATCATGGAAACACACATGCAACATGTCACAGGATTTACTACAATGGAACAGCCTGTCCCTATCTCCTGTTACCAAAAAACTTCATTTCTGGCTCACTAGGAAAACTATCACTTCCCCAGAAAGCTcctaaaaataatcattaaaaataacagactTGGCAGGATaactaaatgagtgagagctgcaggctgggatgTCTTGCCACATCCTTGCAGAAACCAGGTGGTTCTCTGGCAGCAAGGAAGGAGTGGGACTGGATGGTCCCAAAGAAGACAGGTAGGAAGCATTAGTGACAGCTAGGGAATGTCTGTAGCAGTGAACAAGGGAGAGAGCAAGAGCTCTGTCAGAAGGTCCCCTCTCACCAAGGCAGCCAGCTTCATGCTGATCCATTTCCCATCTTTGATTCCATCTGGAGGCTACAAGCTTCCTATCCTCTAGGAACCTCTGATCCTTAAGGAGGATCTACCTTTCTTCTCAAGCAATAGTTAAAGGGAAAGTTTAAGCTCATATCCCCTTTGACCTGAAGGCTCTTTCATATCTTGCCTCTGTTGAGAGGAGGAGATGAAACTGCAAAGCCTTTTCCTGCCAGGACCATCAGAACGGTAGTCATAATCATCACTTACTAACCGGGAGAGGAGGACTCAGCTAAATGACAGGAATGtgctgagggaagggaggggcAATGCAGCCCTggtatggagaaggctgaggccACTCTATTTATAATTAACATGGGCTTCAGTCTTGTTGGAACCTGACATGTTtagagcctgcagcttcagtcATTTGCTTGACTTTTTCCTCTACTTCCCATTGCTAGGTATAAACAGTTTGACCCCAGCTCCTGACCGTCCAGACAGGAGTCCCACTCTCCTAAACATTAATGAACGATCCCTGCTCTCCATTAGCCGATTCAGGCTCCACACAGCGCCCTTTCCTTCGGGTCACTCTTCGGTTCCGGTGGAATTTGGCATAGCAGCGTAGCCCTATGGAAAAGACACGCATAAGTGAGTGGGAGGGACCAGGGCTCGCTACAGCAGTAACATCAAACAGTTAGGTTCCTGGCTTCAGTTTATGACAGAGCTTGCTTCAGTGGGGACAGTCACAGGGCTGGGAAGCCTGAACTGTGTCAAATGAGGTGGCAGAGAAATGCCTCATATGGGCAGGGCATGTTGCTTTCTAGGCCCTTTTATTCTGTTTGGCTCACTGTCCTGGTTTGGGATTCATTGGCTCAGGCAGAAGGTTTCACTGGCTTCTTGAAATACCTATGAATTATCCTGATTGTTTCCAGTGATTTTATGGAAGCCCTGCTTGGTTCCCCCTATTACTTCCCATTACTGTCTAAGTGATCTCTCCATTGGGAAATTACTATAGACTTAATGTGCAGCAGCAATGGCTAGGGAGCTCCCCTTGCTATTTATTTCCCTGAAGCTtcagaagaggagggaagagactTTGAAGTGTTATTAATGGGAGGTCTGATCTGAAGCTCACTGCTGATCTTCAGTTTCTCCATTTTGGATGCTCAAAGTGCAGGGTCTGAAGGAAGCTATCTGATATAGCATTAATGAATACtagggggggagaaaaaggcattttatttattaaaaaaataaaaattaaaaaatcagtacATGTTCTCCCATGGCAGTGGAAGGCACTGGGAGCCTCTAGTCAGGGTAACTCATCAGTTTCTGGCACTAATAGATTTATCTTTTCGTGTCTATTGTCTGACTTTGTTACACCAGAATCCATAGCTAGTTGGTCCAGACAGGGTACAGCTTATGTGTAAATAATTCTCATGAAGGCCCTGATTTTCAGTAGCTCAGGATCTGGTCATTGGGGTTGGCAGGAGCAGATTTGATCATCCTAGAAACTGCAACTCTTTTTACtgccagagcaggcagcagagtgcaACGGTGCCAGCACCCCCAGAGTGGGGGATGCTGAGGATTTATAGCTTTTATAATGAGACAGCACATAAACTGTCCTTGAGTACTTGTACACAGGAGACCCAGACGATGTCACAGGTCAGTGAGCCGCCTTTTGGAGTGCATGTCCCTGGGCTACGTTGAGGCCAGCTACCTTGAAGTTGGGTTTCTGCCCCTCATTACCAATCCCCCCAGGGCAGTCTGGTCTCCCGGAAGGACAGCACACAAGATCAGAGCTCTGCTCTTATCTAAGCATCTTGTCTATCTTACCTGGACCCTACATCTCCAGGGATCTTTTTAATGCTACAGAGGATGCACATTTGGCATCAACTTATAACTAGCTTAAGTATAAAGCAGGGCCAGCCCTCATTAGGCTTGCAGAAACACTTTTCTAGGTTAATCTATCAGAACATTGTCTCTGACTAGAACCTTCCAGTGTAACATGACACACCCAAGGTGAAGACTATCATTTGACATTGCAACTCCAGGAAAGCAGTCTGTTTAACTGGGTAAAAAGTAGATGAATGACCTGGTCAAAGTCACTAGGTACCTAGGTCACAAAATTTGGCAACCAGAGTTTTGTTCTGGGCAGACAAGACCCAGTGCCTGGAGCTGATCCTGAACGTGTTCAGACTAGAAGAGcctttcaacatttttcataaCACAACTCTCTATTAAGGGCTGCTGTGGATTCTTCAGAAATagttttaagaaacaaaagtcTGTGTCCTCCCCACACCTACTAAATTGCAACAGGTTCAGCTGAAATTAACTCAGGAAAACCATATCATGCATAAGGTCATGTAAAACAAGGATAGCAGTCTGTTTTTATAACCTGTGATACTTGAAAGCACCATTGAAGTGTTAATATGTTGTGATTTCTTCTGTTAGGTTTGTAGATAtcaggatttttgttttcaagaggGAAAACGAGATAGCGTAAATGACTCAATGGTCATACTGTGAGTCAGTGGCAGGGAAAGGCTAAGAgcagcagagcttggctccTATTTTCACATGCAAACCACTATTCCAAGTCAACGCAGCCAACTATGAAGCCAGCTGGAAAAGGGAGAGTAAAGAGCGGAACTCACCTTCAGTGCACATACAGTCATCATAACATTTGTTGTTAAGGCCTCGATTGTGTGGTTTGCACAGGTGTTCACGCAAGTCGCAGCACGAGCCTGCAACACAGGAACAAGGGTCAGCACAGCTCATTTACCCCCTTCCCTTGTAGGGCTATTGGCACTCGTGACAGCTGCATGGTACAGACATCATCTATTCCCACAACACGCCTAGAGAGCCTCTGCCCTTTCCTCTGCGTACCACTTTCTATCAGTATTAAAAATTAGGATACTTGTATTGGAACCTGGGCTGATTTCAAACAATCTCATGTTTGGAGAAATGACTCTACCAAGCTGATCCTGACCTGGGAGGCAGTCAAGGTGATGATCACATGGCTCTCCTTCAGCCGTCACGGTTTCATTTCCACTGTTGGGGTTCTTACTGCGGCGTTTctctatggaaaaaaaacagatgctGATAGAAAATTTCATGCTAGTATTTATTTTGGAGACTACATTGTTCCAGGGTAAAAACAGCCTCAAACTTCAAGAGTTTGAACTCCAAACCTTCATAGTCTAATCTCCTCCCTATTTCTCAACCCTCCATCTATCATTTTTCCCTCTGCCCTCAAACTGTGCATCCAAAATGAGAAACATTCTGAAACTGAGCATAAAACACAATCAGCATtatgcttttttccctctttaccCACCACTATGATCTCACATCCTTCAGCACATCTGTGAACACTAACCATGGGACAAGCCCTACAGAATGACTTTTGGGAAAGAGGACAGGGAGGTTTAGCACCTTTCTTTTTAGCAGATGGCCACATTTCTGGTTTGAGATCCTCATAATCCGTCCAGTCAAAGAGTGCCATATCTAGGGTGGGCATCACATCCCCATCTTGCCTGAGGCGGGCCTGCAAACCACAAGAAATCAAAGAGACAATGAATTACACTTCTGTAGTAACGCTGAAGTCTCTGCAAATTTTCCTGGTGCTTTTAGACCTTAAAAAGGCTTTATGATTTCtgccccccctccacccctgtCTTGTCCACTGGGTATTCTTGGcatctcattttcaaaaggGCAGAGCTTTTCCTTATTGCAGCTGAAGCCAAGAGGGAAGTTTCCACTGCTTCTTTGTGAGGACAAAAGGCGAGCAAGGAGCATTAGGACATGCTGCCTCTCCAGCCAAGTACGCCTACTACCTCTCTGGTCCTTGAAGCTGAATGTAGATGGCTAGCTGAGGGAGAGGTGgggcagggaaaagaagcaaCTAAAAGAGCTGTTTATGAAGAGGTGTTTAGATATCTCCAAGACAGAGAACTGCTTTTGAGGGAGGGCTTTGGTGTTAAGCAAGCACTTACCTCTaactggaggggggggggggaagaaactGGACCTTATCTGCAGGAGATTTCTGTCTGCATCAGAGGTACAGTGCAGTTACCAGCTGTCTTTACCTGTGACCGTGGTGATGTGGCTGGAAGTACAGGAGGCTCTTCTGTAGAAGCAGCTAGTTCCAGTGCAGTGATGAGAAGCATGGTGGGAGTCAGACTTGTAGCTTCCTCTGCCTGAAGGTTTTGAAACTGTTCTTCAAAGCTTTCAGGTTTCTTGTACAGGGAGCTCGGTCCAGCATCAGGAGTCTTCCCTGCAGAGGGCAACAGGTACAGTAGCATTAGCTTTCTCatcccttttctctctgtgtgcCACAGATTTGAGTCAAAGGAATTCAGATTTCATCCAGCCATTGGCCAGTGTTCTACCACCCTGAGGTGCTGTTTAGACCAGTGTAAAACAGAGTCATGTGCTATTAAAGTGATACATCAGGTCCAGAGTATATGCATCTTGATTTTTCCACACTTAAGTCATATAAAGTCACACCTTCTTGAAGATACGTCTATCTCCTGCTTAAGAagcaaaggatttctttttctggtctCAAGAGTAGAAAATGTACCTGTTTACCATTTTTAAACCAATGGATTAAGCTGCTGCAAATATCTGTGAACAtgttcttatttcattttagtaGTGGGTTATTTCAACTTAGCTCAAGTCAGGACCTACCCAACTTGAAATAAGAATACCTTTACAGCCTGATCTCTGCTTTTCCTaagtattaatttaaatacagttCTTAAGTTAAACCAAAAAGGCCTGTTTCGTAGTCTGCAAACGTTGCTTCAAACCAGCTTTGTTGCTTACTCTTCTGTGTTGCTTAACATGAGTTGTTTATTCACTCCACTGAAAAAACAATAGAGCTCTTCTTACTGACAAAGGGAGGAGTGATAGATGGAACTCAGGGATACTGACACCCAGCTTGTCAAATAATGTAGATTGACACAAGTTGCCTGGTTTTAATAGAACTAAAGATTTAGCACACTGAGCATACCATGCCAGAGACACACACCCATAAGTTGACCAGCAAAGGAAAGCAGTCCCAGTCAAAAACaagccacattttaaaataattagtgCAATTTCACATATgcaaaattcatatttttttgtaGTTCAGCATAAATATAGAGGAATACAAGCTCTGATGAGAAGAAACTGATCTTCAAGTGAAGTAGGggttttgtattatttctaGTTCTGGTCATATTTTGATGTCTGTGGAGAAATTGAGCATGGCTTGGACATGGTTGTTCATAAATTGAAccttttgctaaaaaaaaagaaaaaaagaaaaaaacaaagcaggccaccccaaaacaacccctcAAGTCCTAGGAACATTCAGAGCTCCCCCTGTAAGGCAAACCAGgtcattttcataaaaattgcAGCCAGCAGTAAAAACCTCTGATTCTGGAGTTCCCCTTTTTTCTTGTGCCTCTTTTGTTTGGCAGATTTCTCCCCAGAGCAGGCACACATCCCACACCCTCCACATGGGTATGTGGCTCAACCACAACTGCATCTTCTTGCCCTCACACAAGTGACACTCATTTCAAGTGACCCAACAGCTTCAGCTTCCCTTAGGAGGTCAAATACCTCTGTGGTGTTTCAGCCTGTCCCTGCGGCTGTGTCGCCGATGCTCTCGGTTtggcttctttcctctctcagaTCCAGGGGACTGGTTCTCCCTCTCAGGATAAGGGAACTCAAAACCCAGGAACACATCCTTATTCTGTTTCAGGGCTGCTGGCTGTCCCTCTGCCACCAGCTCTTCCACAGCTGGAGCTCCGCTACCCATTCTGAGGGCTTCTTCCCCAGCCGGCTGCCCTCTAGAAGGCATAGCATGGACCCTCTCCTTCTTGGCCAAGCCATGCTTGTGGTGGTGCCCActtctgggctgctgctgcagccacatCTCTTGGTTTTGAAGATGGTTGGCATTCTCTGGGACCTTTTTGAGCTTTGTGCCAGGATCCAGGGAGACTGCAAGACTGATGTCAGAAAGAACCAGCAcacacaggaaaaggaaaggagagaagaaggTGGAAGAGGTTGCCATAATCCTGGGTGCTCTGCCTCacctgcaattaaaaaaacaaaagaagaaaaaataaacaaccaaCTTCTACGAActgtaaaggaaaagcaagactCAGACTTAGGAcacttaaatgaaaacatttatggTGTCCAGAACTggaagtgtttttttcccttcttggtTACCTCCTCCTCTCCTAGCCCTGGTTACAGCAGCT
This DNA window, taken from Grus americana isolate bGruAme1 chromosome 21, bGruAme1.mat, whole genome shotgun sequence, encodes the following:
- the DRAXIN gene encoding draxin, translating into MATSSTFFSPFLFLCVLVLSDISLAVSLDPGTKLKKVPENANHLQNQEMWLQQQPRSGHHHKHGLAKKERVHAMPSRGQPAGEEALRMGSGAPAVEELVAEGQPAALKQNKDVFLGFEFPYPERENQSPGSERGKKPNREHRRHSRRDRLKHHRGKTPDAGPSSLYKKPESFEEQFQNLQAEEATSLTPTMLLITALELAASTEEPPVLPATSPRSQARLRQDGDVMPTLDMALFDWTDYEDLKPEMWPSAKKKEKRRSKNPNSGNETVTAEGEPCDHHLDCLPGSCCDLREHLCKPHNRGLNNKCYDDCMCTEGLRCYAKFHRNRRVTRRKGRCVEPESANGEQGSFINV